The genomic DNA TGTCCGCTGTCCAATACAGACACAACATTGATAAACTAGTATGTAATTACaaacaattaattcattttttcaaatttgtaCGAGTGTGGATGGATCAGTACCATATGTAGTTACATAAATGACAAACACTCAGATACGCCTTCAATCAGCATAAGTGTCGGTGCTTCAAATACAACATCGTGTAGCTTGCCTCAAGATGAATGTCTTACCATACTTCCTTTTTGTTCCTTTGTTATCCAGCTCGATAGGAAATCTCTGAGTAAGGTTAGCTCCAGCGTTATAATTTATTAAAGCTTTTGCAGAATCTGGTAACTGTATGCATTGTGATGTTTTTGGATTAAAATGTTGAGCCTTTGATTGATGAAGAATTTTGGAAGGAGTTTCATTTTTACGAATAAGACTGTTTGATCCATGCTTTGTCTTTCCAGCATCTAATAAACTCCCATTTTTCTTACCTTGAAAAAGAGCCAACTTGGATTTAGAATTTCGGTACTTCTCTTCTGCTTTCTTAAGCTGCAAAATTTTCCCACAAACACAATCAGATAAGAATTTCCAATTTTCAATGCAGAGATTCATTCTATTTTCGGTGTTTCCTTTTGTTGCTATATAAATTAAACACGTTAAGTTCACACAACTCATTAACAATTACTTGGACATTTGTTGCTATATTAAACACACCAACACCGTCTATAGTAAGTATTTGTGAAGTGAATTCACATAGTAAGTATTTAGAACTAGAAATCAATAAGTAAGTAACGTAactgttttactttttttttagcaaagtaATGTAACTGTTAggcatgatgatgatgatattaaTATTCAAACCAAGTATGTAATGCAGTTAAGCATGATTAGCCATACCATATGAGTGAACAAAGATGGTAGCATGTGACATATAAAGAAcaagaaatgaaaaagaaaaaggaagaaccTGGTCAAGGAGGTTTTTGACTTGACGACAACGGTGGTTGACGAGAGCGATCAATGcttcttcttgttcttgttcatcAATAAAACTAGTACTAGTAGTACTAGTAATTCCAGTTTGTTCATGTTCCTCCATTGGCTTCCTATGCGGTTGTTCTTCATGATAAGAAACTaccattttctcttattttttgtttatgtgtGTTATGTGTTATGGACGTTTACTTACCAGTATTCCAGGAGTAGTGTAGTATATATAGCAAAGTTTGAAAGAAGCGAAAGATTAATTCCTGTAAACCATAACGGCCGGATCATTCGGAACAGGTAACTAACTGCCCACTAACATAACTGCATGTACTCCCTCCTTACTCAAAAACACAATGTGTGAGAGAGGTGATAGATACTTGTGTCCCTTAACCATTTGATCTAGGGTTCGAATCTTAGCGGACGTGTATGAAAAAACATTTGTTGTAGGAGATCAACTCGTTAAATGAGTCTCAAAAGTGCATTGGCCActcatattatataaaaattaaagtaaaattataaggcaaattttatggtacacccaacattttgagtgtatcggtacaccaaacattaaattaataattaaatcttatttaccaaaagcgtcgatgaaataaaattttctttttttaaatttttattgctcataatgaagaatattgattattttttatgagaaaatgttaaaaatttaatataattcatataaacaatgaaatgatgtttttttttcctcatgagatggtgttttctaaaatataaataatgacaaataacaacttctttcataaaatgatcattaatttataaatttatgaagcagAGTATCGGTACGCCTCAATTTGTGaataaatcaattattattattgtaaatGCGTTCAGACGGGTATTCCGTGTCCATATGTCCGCTTTTTTTACTACACTGACACGTGTGAAttataagcattttttttttaataaaatttaaattttaattaaaattatatgtataaatatttgtgactttAAATGAcaacaaactatatttatctttttacgaataatataacaaatatcttaaaaattcttatcttttttcaataacaacaacaatatagcatttttaaaagcaaatttatttaagggtataactagaataatgaaaaaaaaaaaaaaaaaaaataccttttatatattgttatagataaTGGACCAACTTCACGTACCATCATTTTGTTTAACTATCGAATTTTAACATCCACACCACACCAGCATGTTACATTGGAATTTCTTAAAGTCAAACTAAAATAATTtcgcttattttattttttatttttttgagaaaacctTATTTAACGAGTATGATGTaatcaaaaataacattttatccatctaaaatagtaaaaaattattcaatatcataaaagtttgacATGTGTTGATCTGCATTGTGTGTTGTGCAAATCAAATGCACCCTTAGTATTTGACAAGATTGGCACTACTTTTCCAAAATGTCTATTACCTATACATAATGGTACTGTATGTTATTATTCAGGCTTTCCCTCTCAAAATGGTATGTTATTATTCTATTGAAACTAGAGTAATTTTTATCATAGGTTGTATTGTATGTTATTTTCGTTATTTTCCCTCAATATGGTGGTCTCGCAGAACAGCATTTTTTGGCAATATATTTTTGTCAACCTGCTTTACTCGCTTGAAAATTGAATTCAATATTTGAGAAACAAATTTAAAGTGTGCTTATATTATAATCTAAATTGGTTCTcatattattcttttattatgtCTTAGTACAAACGGGGTGTAAGGTTGATTATACGAACACTCACAATAAGATGTGAGAAACCCAAATCATTCAAATGGCAACCACCTCTAAAAACTCCGGCACCTTTTCCGGTCAGTCAAAACCTAATTCAATAAATCATCTAAATGCCATCAATGTAGTTCAAAGGAGAGGTTTAGAAGAACCTAAGCTGAGGAATGATGAATCAGATTTAGGAATTTCATTGAGCTAAAGCATGAGCTTAGTGATTTGAATCTAATGTGATCAATCAGATTAAAATACTTCATTAAGGTCACCAAatgaaaaaggttttgaaacaataaaacagcaacaaaaaaaataaacacctTAAAACCCCGAGGGACAAAGGTTAATCATAAGACCTTAAACAAATGTTTTGCCAATAAAATGTTCTGTAGTTATTTTTGAAGTTCATGTGAAGATAAAAACCACAAGAAAAGCTGAAGAAAGGAGGTGATAAACACCAAAACAAACCAAGACCCGTATAAAATCTAGAGAACATTACGGTAGCCGTAATGAACAGTGAAAAAGGTTGTTGCCTCATAGCAGATTGAAAAGAAACCAACCATCAATAACTGGCGGGAGTAACCGGTGAAAAGCCTAAGAATTAAGTGTTTATCGGGACAAAAATTTTCAGACATAAGCTTCATTCAacctcattttaaaaatttgagttTGGTTAAATATAAGTTTTACTAACATCCATCCACTAACCAAATTTCCAGCAACACTGTTTTGAATACAAACTCCGAGATAACAAAAGGTAAGGTAAAACAGTGAAGAATGAAAGGCTCGTTAGTTTCTAAACTTTGCTTCTGTttaaaaatgagtttgaaaGCAAATTTAGAATCAAAACAGCCAGTTAGGACGGCTAACCAAAAGAGGCTTTCAACAATCACATGCGCAAGCGAACATTAGAGGGATCTAACAGCAAAACCAAACATTTGGAAGAGAAATAGCAATATATCCGAAATAGTAAAGTACTAACATATGGTAACTACGATGTTGCAATTAAAATATAATCCTCAACAATGACTTCTAAATCTAAGGACAAAAACTGACCCCAGAGGGCACAAAAACTCCggaattaagaagaaaaaaaaagtacattatGAACAACACAATAATGCACAAGAAAATCAGCCAAGTACCCTTGAACCGCGCACGATGATGTAAACTACAAATTGTGCTCACAGCTAGCCAAAATTTCGAGCCTCGGTCACGCCATTCTCTAAACTTGCGAGATAATAGCAAAGACTCCAtgcaaaaatttaaagaaaataatactagACATTAACTTCATTCTGGTTGGTTATGTACCTCAGCTTCTGAAAACTTTGAGTGAGGCTCCTCCTAAAGGCAAAAAAATTGTGAGGCCCTTTTTCCTCATGTCAATATACATGGGGGTTGAAATCATGACATATATTATGGTGCAATATTGAACAGTTAGTGCCTGCCTCCATGCAATTTCAATCGGAGTTTCCATTTGCAGTCTCTTCTCCGCTTGCTAAAGTTGAAGGAGTAGCTTGGATGCGATTCTCCTCGTTGCCAGCATTACGAGATTTTCCAGGTCTCACTCTAACATTGGCTCCAACGGGGAAAGGCTCCTGTAGAGACAAAGAACTTGGTTAACTCATTGAGATTTATTGTCAAGACATAGGTTAACTCTCATTAATTAAGCACTTACgtatataaactatttctataacaaagatAAAAGTTAAACTGTTTTAATATAAGCTATAAGATGTTTTCATATGTTATTCCGGAGAGCTTGTGAAAATAAGCTAAAGACAACTTATTCACATATCATAAGATGTTTCCAAAAGCTCCGCCAAACAGGTCACTAGTATTTATGCCTATAGATAAACTCAATtaagctaatccaaacaggCTGATAATCAATTACAGGCTATTCCAACGAGAAATTTTGCAAGCAGGAATGAATGATTATATAACTAAACTTTTTGAAACTAGTTTCAGCCAATCAAATTGTATAGAATGTCTTGCATTTTGGATACTACCATTCTCATGCATGAAGACAATAGGTTCCTAGCATGACAGCGTTAAATATCGATACCAATTATATAACTTTGCAAGCTACTTCAATTGGCACAATGGGCCACGTAAATAATAGCAAAAGCAGAGTTATGAGGCAAAATATCAGGGAAGCATTGCAGTAACTCAGTAACTTTGtaaaaaagttcaaataaaagaaaaagtggaTTTACCATATCACCGGCATTTGGGCCTTCTGTCTGAAAGAGAATAGGGCGGCAACGTTTATCTTCATTCATCAGGCTTGAATTCTGGAAATGAGAAACAAGAGAAGCTCTTCCTTGAATTCGGGCATATGCAAGTGATGCTACTTTTTCACTGTTAAACTTCTCCCATTTCTTACCATGGAAAGCCTGCAAAACaattcttatatattaattacaacaattcaagaatcaaCAAGTGAAAAAACCCCAACTCAAAATTCATTGTGCATAGATGAATAACTCGAATTAATATTGCACAAGAATTTCCAAATAACCTGGTGGAAAGGAATAATTTGAGCAGGATCAATCATATTTATGAATGCATATCCAACATTACATTTGTTCTGCAAATATTGTAGAATTTAATTAGAAACATAATCACGATTTCATCTCAAAAGGAAAGAATCAATCAACTAATAATAAAAACTTGCCTTGAAATCTATTGGTAAATAGAGAAAATCATAAGTTCCCCGACATTGCTCATCTATGGCAACAAGTAGCATCTTTGAAGTATACCTaccaaaaattaacaaaaaatcaaaatcggTCAAATCAAGAGACCGGTGCAAACGAGTTTGGATGCTTTACTCCCTCTGAAATATCTACAATAATTGTTGGATCTTAAAACAatctattaaaataaaacaatggcTTTAAGGAGATTAACAATATTACCATTGCATCATTCAGCTGTAGACAGAAAATGAAATAAGcaggaaaaatatattaaaagaatGAGAAGATTATTCACATACTTGTTGGGAATGTTTTTTATCATGAGCGTTGTTCGGCTGTCTTCTCCACGCAATATGCGGCCCAGGTCAAGTTCATATAGTTTTTTATCCGCATTGCCATTGGTGTTCGCTTCAGTTTTACGGCTGTAGAGGTTTCTCATTCGTTCATTGGTAGGATCAAATTTTGACATTGCAGTCGTTGACTGTCTACCATAGAGAATATGTGACAACGGATTAGGCGAGCTCTGTCCAGCACTAGACGAGAGTTCAGTACCATTCCCACCAACATGAGAAAACATGTTATTATGAGCAGAAAATTCCATTGGACGCATTTGCCAAGAACCATGGAAACCTCCATTTCCAGGAGAACCCAAGTGAAAAGCAGAAGTCTCAGGAGACTCTCCCAAGTATGAGTTTTTCCTTTCCCAGGGAGAGGCTGTAACAACAGGTGCTGATCCAACGTGATGGTCCAAATGTTGTGTTCTCAGCATATGAGGCGGTGTTCTAGCAAAGCTTGACATCTGAGGAAGGCCTGGAGAACCATTAACAAACGATGGCGTTTTCTGCCAAAGCATGTTACTTGGTGAAGATTGCTGATGCAAATTGGAGCCACTCCATATATGATTAAGTCCATGATGTGCGTTGATCCCATTTCCTGATGatcctaaacaaacaaaaaaagattcCACACCAGGATTTAAATGTAAAACTACTAAATCCTTATTACAAATAAAACGTGAATTCTTTTGGAATACTTAATGACAGATAAACTGGCAACCCTAAATTCATTTAAATTAGCctgatttttaaatatattttcatatttttggcatattaccgaaaaaagaaacaatatttttagtgTCGGTATAAAATTACAGGAGGAATAGAAAATCTATGAATCTTCCTGAACTACTAAGTCCATTATTGTAAAGTTTTAGATTCCTAAGATGCCATTCAACTTATTCGTGTAAGCATAGATATCATTTGTAATAAACATCCGGCGCATAGACATCGAGTACACTCACCTCCTCCATTGAATTCTGCTAAGTTCCCAACTGAGCTTATTCCGTGAATATGCCTTCCATTGGAGGCTTCTGTCACTCCAGCACCTATATTACCAGCCTTGTTGCTAATGGTGCTTGAAAAGGTATAAGGACTACCATTAGCTAAACTACCATGAAACTCTGGTAAAGAATGAGGATGAAATGTTGTTGGACTAGATGCAAATTTCATTGCATCAACAAGGTTGTTTGACTCGGAAACACCAGAAAATTTTCCAATAGATCCCCCTCTTGCAGTGTTGTTAATGCCAGAATTGACATGAAATAATGCATTATCAATAAATCCATTCAAAGGTTGTTGCCGCATAGCAGATTGAAATCTCTGATTATATCCATTTTCCGAGCCAGCAGAATCAATTACTCCAGACGATAGTGTTGCTGTAAATGATATCTAGTTAGACCAAAAAGAGCATTTGCTTCCTAAGAAAAAACTAGATGAGGCAGATAAAATCTTACGCTTTTGTCTTAATGATAAGTTGTCAATAATGCTATGACCAATATCACGTTCATCTTGCACCTTATGAGACTGCTGCATCAGACTACAAAAGCAAGGTTTTTGCGGTTGTTAacagaagaaaataatttttagaagGAAAGTGTAAACTAGTTTTCCATCAAGGGGATCTATATTACGTATGCATATCCATTATAAAACCTTATCTACAAAATATCACTTAGATAGGcatacataaataaattgatgAAAGTCATTAAAAGAACTGTTTATCGCGGGtgttaaaaagaaacaaattaaaaataaaaatagctaaAAGGAAGTGGGTATCGCCACCATGTCGCAAACCTAGGATGGCCAGGTTCAAGTTTGATCTGCTTTCCAGCAATTTCAATCCTGTTCAATGCCCGAAGTGCAGCTTCAGCAGCTCGCACGTCATAAAACTCTATAAATTTGAGATGCTTCATCTCTGGATATTCATAGATCTgcaattaaaaacataacatttaagGAATCTTGTATTATCTTCATGAAAATACAGGCAACTAAGACGGGTAAAAACCAACAATGCACACTTACATCTTTAATTTCTCCATAGAAGCCAAAAATACGTTTGAACTCATCGTTTGAAACAGATGAATCAAGACCAGATAACATCAGCGTACCATGACCAATATCCTTCTCTGGAGCATTGACCTAAAGATGCAATCAAGTTATGATACATCTTTagaaaaagcataaaaagtaGGAAACCGAGGCGATTGAAAAAAGCAAAGCACATAGCAGTACTACTATATGACCGAAGAAAACTAACACAGCCAAGTATATCCAAATGAAGGCTACAGAAATTGAATTATGCATACAGAACGCATTATTACGAAAATACCTTTGGAATCGAATAATGTATATCGAGTTTCCGAGACCTCAATGGCTTGCTTTGAAGGGCTTGCATTGCTCTTTGTGCTGCTCTTAGATCAAAATAAGAAATCATGACAAAGCCACGATGCTTGCAAGCAGTATACATTGTACGGATATCTCCATATTGCTgccagaaaaagaaaaagaaaacatagcAATCCATTTACATTTTACAATTAATGCTTTGAAATGTTTGCTAAAAATTTAAGAATACATTAGCGTCGAAAAAAAGAATGAAGACATACCTCAAACAGAGTCTTTAGTTCAAAGTCTTCTACGCTGCTATTAATGTTTCTAACAAAAAGTGTTCTAGAAGGCTGTTCAACAAAAGGAAGTTTTCCTTTAGAACCTCCAAAGAAACCATGATCTCCATCCAAACCACTTGTTCTTCTTAGTGAACTTAAATGTTCATCTCCTTCCAGCTCCATGCCTCCACCGCTGCTAAAAACATCAGTATACTCCGAGTCATCATTAGTCCTAGCATGAGAATTGTATTCTAACCCGTCAGCAACACCAGAAAATAGATCATCTTCATCAGGAAGGAGATTATGTATATAGTCAGCCTCCATCTGTTCAAGAGATTTATATGGTTCTTCCTCAAGAAGAGAACTGGCAGCCGTCGGCTGATCGGACAGAACATCATTCCCCAATATATTTACTGCACCAAGATATGCATATAAACACAGATAAGAATATTGATTTAACTAGAGTAAAATCGGAAAACCTTAAAAAATGTAACTATGCATCAAAAATATTCTTACATTTATGGCTAAACATATCCGACAGTGAGCTCGAAAATAAACTAGTTTCGCGAGGGAGAGCATTGGTTGCAACAACCTTGTTCCCGATTATACGATACGACGTAGGTTCTGACTGCCTGAACACGTCAGACCATGATTGGGGATTGTGATGAAATGATCTGTTTGAACCCTTC from Medicago truncatula cultivar Jemalong A17 chromosome 8, MtrunA17r5.0-ANR, whole genome shotgun sequence includes the following:
- the LOC11427537 gene encoding protein MEI2-like 1 isoform X1; protein product: MPFQVMDQRGVSDPSNFFDDISFHSERNIGLRKPKYMNAQHPQGMNGMVAPPGSTLSASSPFEAKSGFPMSQTSLSEESVQKLPFGGEQGIADVLKGSNRSFHHNPQSWSDVFRQSEPTSYRIIGNKVVATNALPRETSLFSSSLSDMFSHKLNILGNDVLSDQPTAASSLLEEEPYKSLEQMEADYIHNLLPDEDDLFSGVADGLEYNSHARTNDDSEYTDVFSSGGGMELEGDEHLSSLRRTSGLDGDHGFFGGSKGKLPFVEQPSRTLFVRNINSSVEDFELKTLFEQYGDIRTMYTACKHRGFVMISYFDLRAAQRAMQALQSKPLRSRKLDIHYSIPKVNAPEKDIGHGTLMLSGLDSSVSNDEFKRIFGFYGEIKDIYEYPEMKHLKFIEFYDVRAAEAALRALNRIEIAGKQIKLEPGHPRFATCLMQQSHKVQDERDIGHSIIDNLSLRQKPTLSSGVIDSAGSENGYNQRFQSAMRQQPLNGFIDNALFHVNSGINNTARGGSIGKFSGVSESNNLVDAMKFASSPTTFHPHSLPEFHGSLANGSPYTFSSTISNKAGNIGAGVTEASNGRHIHGISSVGNLAEFNGGGSSGNGINAHHGLNHIWSGSNLHQQSSPSNMLWQKTPSFVNGSPGLPQMSSFARTPPHMLRTQHLDHHVGSAPVVTASPWERKNSYLGESPETSAFHLGSPGNGGFHGSWQMRPMEFSAHNNMFSHVGGNGTELSSSAGQSSPNPLSHILYGRQSTTAMSKFDPTNERMRNLYSRKTEANTNGNADKKLYELDLGRILRGEDSRTTLMIKNIPNKYTSKMLLVAIDEQCRGTYDFLYLPIDFKNKCNVGYAFINMIDPAQIIPFHQAFHGKKWEKFNSEKVASLAYARIQGRASLVSHFQNSSLMNEDKRCRPILFQTEGPNAGDMEPFPVGANVRVRPGKSRNAGNEENRIQATPSTLASGEETANGNSD
- the LOC11427537 gene encoding protein MEI2-like 1 isoform X2 produces the protein MPFQVMDQRGVSDPSNFFDDISFHSERNIGLRKPKYMNAQHPQGMNGMVAPPGSTLSASSPFEAKSGFPMSQTSLSEESVQKLPFGGEQGIADVLKGSNRSFHHNPQSWSDVFRQSEPTSYRIIGNKVVATNALPRETSLFSSSLSDMFSHKLNILGNDVLSDQPTAASSLLEEEPYKSLEQMEADYIHNLLPDEDDLFSGVADGLEYNSHARTNDDSEYTDVFSSGGGMELEGDEHLSSLRRTSGLDGDHGFFGGSKGKLPFVEQPSRTLFVRNINSSVEDFELKTLFEQYGDIRTMYTACKHRGFVMISYFDLRAAQRAMQALQSKPLRSRKLDIHYSIPKVNAPEKDIGHGTLMLSGLDSSVSNDEFKRIFGFYGEIKDIYEYPEMKHLKFIEFYDVRAAEAALRALNRIEIAGKQIKLEPGHPSLMQQSHKVQDERDIGHSIIDNLSLRQKPTLSSGVIDSAGSENGYNQRFQSAMRQQPLNGFIDNALFHVNSGINNTARGGSIGKFSGVSESNNLVDAMKFASSPTTFHPHSLPEFHGSLANGSPYTFSSTISNKAGNIGAGVTEASNGRHIHGISSVGNLAEFNGGGSSGNGINAHHGLNHIWSGSNLHQQSSPSNMLWQKTPSFVNGSPGLPQMSSFARTPPHMLRTQHLDHHVGSAPVVTASPWERKNSYLGESPETSAFHLGSPGNGGFHGSWQMRPMEFSAHNNMFSHVGGNGTELSSSAGQSSPNPLSHILYGRQSTTAMSKFDPTNERMRNLYSRKTEANTNGNADKKLYELDLGRILRGEDSRTTLMIKNIPNKYTSKMLLVAIDEQCRGTYDFLYLPIDFKNKCNVGYAFINMIDPAQIIPFHQAFHGKKWEKFNSEKVASLAYARIQGRASLVSHFQNSSLMNEDKRCRPILFQTEGPNAGDMEPFPVGANVRVRPGKSRNAGNEENRIQATPSTLASGEETANGNSD